One window from the genome of Andrena cerasifolii isolate SP2316 chromosome 3, iyAndCera1_principal, whole genome shotgun sequence encodes:
- the LOC143366982 gene encoding arylsulfatase I isoform X2 encodes MNVRLIARLFSVLCLSEFLLMRVIAFFFSSLGSSQTSKANFPAFVKFRNENANFEDNAYRYPQQGKRRPHIIIILADDMGWNDVSFHGSDQIPTPNIDALAYNGIILNSHYVPALCTPSRSALMTGKNPIHLGMQHSVILPAEPRGLPLNEKLLPEYLKEVGYRTLAVGKWHLGYFRKEYTPTYRGFDSHFGYWNGLQDYYTHITQELDPQFSEFSGFDMRRNFTVAWDTMGKYSTDLFTAEAVQSIREHDTKQPLFLYLAHLAPHKGNENQLLRAPEEEIAKFAYIRNPERRIQAAVVSKLDQSVGEVMDALRSREMLENAIVLFMSDNGAPTEGVLSNQGSNYPLRGIKDSPWEGGTRGVAAIWSPLIKKQRRVSNQMMFVSDWLPTLLSAAGVDKRTFGNIDGFDLWPALVADKISSRSEIVINIDDLDNYAAIRRGDFKYVIGQTDTGGAWVGASGQPFEGISPEYDPKTVLYSKTGVAISGIITARQAMELNKRRKRNLKNVDKATLKTNLPEKMLTADKVLELRQKAQIKCNVKEKDKVPCDPMRAPCLFNIQKDPCEMVNLAEKRPLILAILERILMRYRLTAIPPSNLGGDPRADPSLWNNTWTSWDEANPLALSYTSTDEFQSHPGSSIAVMSIIFGLFTVGVMTIVALKCGKSVSSNEENLEHRADHEMTTYAANSRDGSFPVSKIVNKITQNDAPRHIELN; translated from the exons ATGAATGTCAGACTGATAGCACGGCTGTTTTCCGTGCTATGTCTTTCAGAATTCCTGCTAATGAGAGTAATTGCGTTCTTCTTCTCATCGCTTGGATCCTCGCAAACGTCGAAGGCAAATTTCCCAGCGTTTGTCAAATTCAGGAACGAAAATGCGAATTTTGAAGACAACGCATATCGTTATCCTCAGCAAGGCAAACGGAGACCTCATATCATCATTATTCTTGCTGACGATATG GGATGGAACGACGTGAGCTTTCACGGATCTGACCAAATCCCCACGCCGAACATCGATGCCCTTGCGTACAACGGTATCATCTTAAATAGTCATTACGTTCCCGCGTTGTGCACGCCAAGCAGATCCGCCCTAATGACAGGAAAAAATCCAATTCATCTTGGCATGCAACACTCGGTTATTCTCCCAGCTGAACCGCGCGGGCTTCCGCTGAACGAGAAGCTGCTGCCTGAG TACTTGAAGGAAGTAGGCTACAGGACTCTCGCTGTGGGCAAATGGCATCTAGGATACTTCAGAAAAGAGTACACCCCGACGTATCGTGGATTTGACTCCCATTTTGGTTACTGGAATGGTCTTCAAGATTACTATACACACATCACTCAGGAACTG GATCCACAATTCAGTGAGTTTAGTGGCTTCGATATGAGACGGAATTTCACAGTCGCTTGGGATACTATGGGGAAGTATTCAACAGATCTCTTCACAGCTGAAGCGGTACAGTCGATCAGAGAGCATGACACGAAACAACCACTGTTTTTGTACTTGGCTCATCTTGCGCCCCATAAAGGAAACGAAAATCAGCTTCTGCGCGCACCCGAGGAAGAGATCGCTAAGTTTGCGTATATCCGCAATCCTGAAAGGAGAATTCAAGCTG CCGTTGTTTCGAAGTTGGATCAGAGTGTGGGTGAAGTGATGGACGCCCTGAGAAGCCGTGAAATGCTGGAGAACGCTATAGTGCTTTTCATGAGTGACAATGGTGCACCGACCGAAGGTGTTCTGAGCAATCAGGGCAGCAATTATCCCCTTAGAGGC ataaaAGACAGTCCGTGGGAAGGTGGAACTAGAGGAGTAGCGGCTATCTGGAGTCCATTGatcaagaaacaaagaagagtTTCAAATCAGATGATGTTCGTGTCTGATTGGCTTCCTACGTTGCTGTCTGCAGCAG GAGTGGATAAGAGAACTTTTGGAAACATCGATGGGTTCGATCTCTGGCCAGCTTTAGTGGCAGACAAAATCAGTTCCAGGTCCGAGATAGTGATCAATATCGACGACCTTGACAATTACGCGGCTATCAGGCGGGGTGACTTTAAGTACGTTATCGGCCAGACAGATACTGGAGGTGCTTGGGTTGGAGCGAGTGGGCAACCCTTTGAGGGTATTTCCCCTGAATACGACCCTAAAACAGTGCTGTATAGCAAAACGGGTGTCGCTATCTCCGGTATCATCACTGCCAGACAAGCGATGGAACTgaataaaagaagaaagagaaatctAAAGAACGTGGACAAGGCCACTTTGAAAACGAATCTCCCGGAGAAGATGCTCACGGCCGATAAGGTCTTGGAATTGCGACAAAAAGCGCAAATAAAGTGTAACGTTAAAGAGAAGGACAAG GTTCCTTGCGATCCGATGAGAGCACCCTGTCTTTTTAACATACAAAAAGATCCGTGCGAAATGGTGAATCTCGCTGAAAAAAGACCACTGATCTTAGCCATATTAGAAAGGATTCTAATGAGGTACAGACTAACTGCCATACCTCCTAGTAATCTAGGTGGAGATCCTAGAGCAGATCCATCACTTTGGAACAATACTTGGACCAGCTGGGACGAAGCTAATCCGTTAGCACTGAGTTACACAAGCACAGATGAATTTCAATCACATCCTGGTTCATCCATCGCGGTGATGTCTATCATTTTTGGTCTTTTTACTGTTGGGGTAATGACGATCGTTGCTTTGAAATGTGGAAAATCTGTTTCAAGTAACGAAGAGAATCTTGAGCACCGAGCCGATCATGAAATGACCACTTATGCTGCAAACAGCCGGGATGGGTCGTTTCCCGTGTCTAAAATCGTAAATAAGATTACACAAAACGATGCACCGAGACACATAGAATTAAATTGA
- the LOC143366982 gene encoding arylsulfatase I isoform X3, whose translation MQDLLGIIWYTLIVLLLLHQCSSEMNVRLIARLFSVLCLSEFLLMRVIAFFFSSLGSSQTSKANFPAFVKFRNENANFEDNAYRYPQQGKRRPHIIIILADDMDPQFSEFSGFDMRRNFTVAWDTMGKYSTDLFTAEAVQSIREHDTKQPLFLYLAHLAPHKGNENQLLRAPEEEIAKFAYIRNPERRIQAAVVSKLDQSVGEVMDALRSREMLENAIVLFMSDNGAPTEGVLSNQGSNYPLRGIKDSPWEGGTRGVAAIWSPLIKKQRRVSNQMMFVSDWLPTLLSAAGVDKRTFGNIDGFDLWPALVADKISSRSEIVINIDDLDNYAAIRRGDFKYVIGQTDTGGAWVGASGQPFEGISPEYDPKTVLYSKTGVAISGIITARQAMELNKRRKRNLKNVDKATLKTNLPEKMLTADKVLELRQKAQIKCNVKEKDKVPCDPMRAPCLFNIQKDPCEMVNLAEKRPLILAILERILMRYRLTAIPPSNLGGDPRADPSLWNNTWTSWDEANPLALSYTSTDEFQSHPGSSIAVMSIIFGLFTVGVMTIVALKCGKSVSSNEENLEHRADHEMTTYAANSRDGSFPVSKIVNKITQNDAPRHIELN comes from the exons ATGCAGGACCTACTGGGAATAATATGGTACACGCTGATCGTCCTTCTCTTGCTTCACCAAT GCAGTTCCGAGATGAATGTCAGACTGATAGCACGGCTGTTTTCCGTGCTATGTCTTTCAGAATTCCTGCTAATGAGAGTAATTGCGTTCTTCTTCTCATCGCTTGGATCCTCGCAAACGTCGAAGGCAAATTTCCCAGCGTTTGTCAAATTCAGGAACGAAAATGCGAATTTTGAAGACAACGCATATCGTTATCCTCAGCAAGGCAAACGGAGACCTCATATCATCATTATTCTTGCTGACGATATG GATCCACAATTCAGTGAGTTTAGTGGCTTCGATATGAGACGGAATTTCACAGTCGCTTGGGATACTATGGGGAAGTATTCAACAGATCTCTTCACAGCTGAAGCGGTACAGTCGATCAGAGAGCATGACACGAAACAACCACTGTTTTTGTACTTGGCTCATCTTGCGCCCCATAAAGGAAACGAAAATCAGCTTCTGCGCGCACCCGAGGAAGAGATCGCTAAGTTTGCGTATATCCGCAATCCTGAAAGGAGAATTCAAGCTG CCGTTGTTTCGAAGTTGGATCAGAGTGTGGGTGAAGTGATGGACGCCCTGAGAAGCCGTGAAATGCTGGAGAACGCTATAGTGCTTTTCATGAGTGACAATGGTGCACCGACCGAAGGTGTTCTGAGCAATCAGGGCAGCAATTATCCCCTTAGAGGC ataaaAGACAGTCCGTGGGAAGGTGGAACTAGAGGAGTAGCGGCTATCTGGAGTCCATTGatcaagaaacaaagaagagtTTCAAATCAGATGATGTTCGTGTCTGATTGGCTTCCTACGTTGCTGTCTGCAGCAG GAGTGGATAAGAGAACTTTTGGAAACATCGATGGGTTCGATCTCTGGCCAGCTTTAGTGGCAGACAAAATCAGTTCCAGGTCCGAGATAGTGATCAATATCGACGACCTTGACAATTACGCGGCTATCAGGCGGGGTGACTTTAAGTACGTTATCGGCCAGACAGATACTGGAGGTGCTTGGGTTGGAGCGAGTGGGCAACCCTTTGAGGGTATTTCCCCTGAATACGACCCTAAAACAGTGCTGTATAGCAAAACGGGTGTCGCTATCTCCGGTATCATCACTGCCAGACAAGCGATGGAACTgaataaaagaagaaagagaaatctAAAGAACGTGGACAAGGCCACTTTGAAAACGAATCTCCCGGAGAAGATGCTCACGGCCGATAAGGTCTTGGAATTGCGACAAAAAGCGCAAATAAAGTGTAACGTTAAAGAGAAGGACAAG GTTCCTTGCGATCCGATGAGAGCACCCTGTCTTTTTAACATACAAAAAGATCCGTGCGAAATGGTGAATCTCGCTGAAAAAAGACCACTGATCTTAGCCATATTAGAAAGGATTCTAATGAGGTACAGACTAACTGCCATACCTCCTAGTAATCTAGGTGGAGATCCTAGAGCAGATCCATCACTTTGGAACAATACTTGGACCAGCTGGGACGAAGCTAATCCGTTAGCACTGAGTTACACAAGCACAGATGAATTTCAATCACATCCTGGTTCATCCATCGCGGTGATGTCTATCATTTTTGGTCTTTTTACTGTTGGGGTAATGACGATCGTTGCTTTGAAATGTGGAAAATCTGTTTCAAGTAACGAAGAGAATCTTGAGCACCGAGCCGATCATGAAATGACCACTTATGCTGCAAACAGCCGGGATGGGTCGTTTCCCGTGTCTAAAATCGTAAATAAGATTACACAAAACGATGCACCGAGACACATAGAATTAAATTGA
- the LOC143366982 gene encoding arylsulfatase I isoform X1, producing MQDLLGIIWYTLIVLLLLHQCSSEMNVRLIARLFSVLCLSEFLLMRVIAFFFSSLGSSQTSKANFPAFVKFRNENANFEDNAYRYPQQGKRRPHIIIILADDMGWNDVSFHGSDQIPTPNIDALAYNGIILNSHYVPALCTPSRSALMTGKNPIHLGMQHSVILPAEPRGLPLNEKLLPEYLKEVGYRTLAVGKWHLGYFRKEYTPTYRGFDSHFGYWNGLQDYYTHITQELDPQFSEFSGFDMRRNFTVAWDTMGKYSTDLFTAEAVQSIREHDTKQPLFLYLAHLAPHKGNENQLLRAPEEEIAKFAYIRNPERRIQAAVVSKLDQSVGEVMDALRSREMLENAIVLFMSDNGAPTEGVLSNQGSNYPLRGIKDSPWEGGTRGVAAIWSPLIKKQRRVSNQMMFVSDWLPTLLSAAGVDKRTFGNIDGFDLWPALVADKISSRSEIVINIDDLDNYAAIRRGDFKYVIGQTDTGGAWVGASGQPFEGISPEYDPKTVLYSKTGVAISGIITARQAMELNKRRKRNLKNVDKATLKTNLPEKMLTADKVLELRQKAQIKCNVKEKDKVPCDPMRAPCLFNIQKDPCEMVNLAEKRPLILAILERILMRYRLTAIPPSNLGGDPRADPSLWNNTWTSWDEANPLALSYTSTDEFQSHPGSSIAVMSIIFGLFTVGVMTIVALKCGKSVSSNEENLEHRADHEMTTYAANSRDGSFPVSKIVNKITQNDAPRHIELN from the exons ATGCAGGACCTACTGGGAATAATATGGTACACGCTGATCGTCCTTCTCTTGCTTCACCAAT GCAGTTCCGAGATGAATGTCAGACTGATAGCACGGCTGTTTTCCGTGCTATGTCTTTCAGAATTCCTGCTAATGAGAGTAATTGCGTTCTTCTTCTCATCGCTTGGATCCTCGCAAACGTCGAAGGCAAATTTCCCAGCGTTTGTCAAATTCAGGAACGAAAATGCGAATTTTGAAGACAACGCATATCGTTATCCTCAGCAAGGCAAACGGAGACCTCATATCATCATTATTCTTGCTGACGATATG GGATGGAACGACGTGAGCTTTCACGGATCTGACCAAATCCCCACGCCGAACATCGATGCCCTTGCGTACAACGGTATCATCTTAAATAGTCATTACGTTCCCGCGTTGTGCACGCCAAGCAGATCCGCCCTAATGACAGGAAAAAATCCAATTCATCTTGGCATGCAACACTCGGTTATTCTCCCAGCTGAACCGCGCGGGCTTCCGCTGAACGAGAAGCTGCTGCCTGAG TACTTGAAGGAAGTAGGCTACAGGACTCTCGCTGTGGGCAAATGGCATCTAGGATACTTCAGAAAAGAGTACACCCCGACGTATCGTGGATTTGACTCCCATTTTGGTTACTGGAATGGTCTTCAAGATTACTATACACACATCACTCAGGAACTG GATCCACAATTCAGTGAGTTTAGTGGCTTCGATATGAGACGGAATTTCACAGTCGCTTGGGATACTATGGGGAAGTATTCAACAGATCTCTTCACAGCTGAAGCGGTACAGTCGATCAGAGAGCATGACACGAAACAACCACTGTTTTTGTACTTGGCTCATCTTGCGCCCCATAAAGGAAACGAAAATCAGCTTCTGCGCGCACCCGAGGAAGAGATCGCTAAGTTTGCGTATATCCGCAATCCTGAAAGGAGAATTCAAGCTG CCGTTGTTTCGAAGTTGGATCAGAGTGTGGGTGAAGTGATGGACGCCCTGAGAAGCCGTGAAATGCTGGAGAACGCTATAGTGCTTTTCATGAGTGACAATGGTGCACCGACCGAAGGTGTTCTGAGCAATCAGGGCAGCAATTATCCCCTTAGAGGC ataaaAGACAGTCCGTGGGAAGGTGGAACTAGAGGAGTAGCGGCTATCTGGAGTCCATTGatcaagaaacaaagaagagtTTCAAATCAGATGATGTTCGTGTCTGATTGGCTTCCTACGTTGCTGTCTGCAGCAG GAGTGGATAAGAGAACTTTTGGAAACATCGATGGGTTCGATCTCTGGCCAGCTTTAGTGGCAGACAAAATCAGTTCCAGGTCCGAGATAGTGATCAATATCGACGACCTTGACAATTACGCGGCTATCAGGCGGGGTGACTTTAAGTACGTTATCGGCCAGACAGATACTGGAGGTGCTTGGGTTGGAGCGAGTGGGCAACCCTTTGAGGGTATTTCCCCTGAATACGACCCTAAAACAGTGCTGTATAGCAAAACGGGTGTCGCTATCTCCGGTATCATCACTGCCAGACAAGCGATGGAACTgaataaaagaagaaagagaaatctAAAGAACGTGGACAAGGCCACTTTGAAAACGAATCTCCCGGAGAAGATGCTCACGGCCGATAAGGTCTTGGAATTGCGACAAAAAGCGCAAATAAAGTGTAACGTTAAAGAGAAGGACAAG GTTCCTTGCGATCCGATGAGAGCACCCTGTCTTTTTAACATACAAAAAGATCCGTGCGAAATGGTGAATCTCGCTGAAAAAAGACCACTGATCTTAGCCATATTAGAAAGGATTCTAATGAGGTACAGACTAACTGCCATACCTCCTAGTAATCTAGGTGGAGATCCTAGAGCAGATCCATCACTTTGGAACAATACTTGGACCAGCTGGGACGAAGCTAATCCGTTAGCACTGAGTTACACAAGCACAGATGAATTTCAATCACATCCTGGTTCATCCATCGCGGTGATGTCTATCATTTTTGGTCTTTTTACTGTTGGGGTAATGACGATCGTTGCTTTGAAATGTGGAAAATCTGTTTCAAGTAACGAAGAGAATCTTGAGCACCGAGCCGATCATGAAATGACCACTTATGCTGCAAACAGCCGGGATGGGTCGTTTCCCGTGTCTAAAATCGTAAATAAGATTACACAAAACGATGCACCGAGACACATAGAATTAAATTGA